The following coding sequences are from one Limnobacter sp. SAORIC-580 window:
- a CDS encoding ABC transporter ATP-binding protein — MAGVSKTLGGVKLFTDVSLQLQQGQSLAVIGESGSGKSTLLHLMAGLDKPDTGEVYWAGTAIHTLNTNQIAARRLRHVGLVFQAYYLMPHLNAQQNVELPFLLAGEKPNHSRCIQLLDQVGISHKSRSYPRELSGGEQQRVAIARALALNPPLILADEPTGNLDEDNAERVLQVLLDACSAQGCALVMVTHSVKAASHLNHRLNLADHHLAEHPTAELNPVENLAAHAANKA; from the coding sequence GTGGCGGGGGTTTCAAAAACCCTCGGTGGCGTTAAGCTGTTCACCGACGTCAGTCTTCAATTGCAACAGGGGCAGTCTCTTGCCGTGATCGGTGAATCGGGGTCAGGTAAATCCACCCTGCTTCATTTAATGGCCGGGCTGGACAAGCCCGACACTGGCGAGGTGTATTGGGCTGGCACTGCAATTCACACCTTGAACACCAATCAAATTGCAGCCAGGCGGCTTCGGCATGTTGGCTTGGTGTTTCAAGCCTACTATCTGATGCCACACTTAAACGCGCAACAAAACGTTGAATTGCCGTTTCTGCTGGCAGGCGAAAAACCCAACCACTCAAGGTGCATTCAACTGCTGGATCAAGTGGGTATTAGTCACAAATCCAGAAGCTACCCGCGCGAATTGTCGGGTGGAGAACAGCAGCGCGTGGCAATTGCACGCGCCTTGGCCTTAAACCCGCCATTGATTCTTGCAGATGAGCCGACTGGTAACCTGGACGAAGACAATGCCGAGCGTGTGCTGCAAGTGTTGCTTGACGCATGTTCAGCGCAGGGTTGCGCCTTGGTCATGGTGACCCATTCTGTAAAAGCCGCCAGCCATTTGAATCATCGCCTGAATTTGGCCGACCACCATTTGGCCGAGCACCCTACGGCTGAATTAAACCCGGTTGAAAATTTGGCTGCCCATGCAGCCAACAAGGCCTGA
- a CDS encoding integration host factor subunit alpha — protein MDLIEDGLASGSLTKAELAEMLFDSLGLNKREAKDFVDAFFDEIRTTLEGGDSVKLSGFGNFQLRDKPQRPGRNPKTGEEIPIAARRVVTFHPSQKLKALVE, from the coding sequence ATGGACCTGATTGAAGATGGTCTGGCCTCGGGCTCCCTGACCAAGGCTGAATTGGCTGAAATGTTGTTTGATAGCCTGGGCCTGAACAAACGCGAAGCCAAAGACTTCGTGGATGCGTTTTTCGATGAAATTCGCACCACGCTTGAAGGCGGCGACTCTGTGAAATTGTCGGGTTTTGGCAATTTCCAGCTGCGTGACAAACCCCAACGCCCCGGTAGAAACCCAAAAACTGGCGAAGAGATTCCCATTGCGGCGCGTAGAGTGGTAACCTTTCATCCCAGCCAGAAACTTAAAGCTTTGGTTGAATAA
- a CDS encoding glycosyltransferase family 4 protein — translation MRILIATDAWAPQVNGVVQTLSQVVAQLTAQGHEVRVIHPGLFKTIPCPTYPEIRLALWPFTRLRNELDRFKPQAVHIVTEGPIGLAMRLLAHGRKLPFTTAYHTQFPEYVKARSGIPIRFTAALLRWFHKPSRAVMVPTLSVIKTLQGRGLNNCVLWQRGVDLKRFNPEQSAASKHMSYSPRDLPTDDAQQVELLHRLNACSIEKPVFLYAGRVAVEKNLDAFLSLELPGEKWIAGDGPARKALEKQYPEAKWFGMLNHAALSELYKRADVFVFPSMTDTFGLVLLEAMASGCPVAAFPVNGPLDVVGNSGAGVLDWNLKTAAMAALKIERVVPLKHASTFTWENCAEQFQGYLAPIGLTSTAPKKLSANPKPLSNRP, via the coding sequence ATGCGAATTCTGATTGCAACCGACGCCTGGGCACCGCAAGTCAACGGTGTGGTGCAAACGCTTAGCCAGGTGGTGGCACAACTGACCGCGCAGGGCCACGAGGTACGGGTAATTCATCCGGGCTTGTTTAAAACCATTCCCTGCCCAACCTACCCTGAAATTCGACTGGCCTTGTGGCCTTTCACGCGCCTGCGCAACGAGCTGGACCGATTCAAACCCCAAGCTGTGCACATTGTGACCGAAGGGCCAATTGGCCTGGCCATGCGGCTGCTGGCACATGGTCGCAAATTGCCATTTACAACGGCCTACCATACCCAGTTTCCCGAGTATGTCAAAGCGAGGTCGGGCATTCCGATTCGCTTTACTGCCGCGCTGCTGCGCTGGTTTCACAAACCATCCCGTGCAGTAATGGTACCCACTTTGTCGGTCATAAAAACATTGCAAGGCCGTGGCTTGAACAATTGCGTATTGTGGCAACGGGGTGTTGACCTGAAACGCTTCAATCCGGAACAATCGGCAGCCAGCAAGCACATGAGTTACAGCCCCCGCGACCTGCCTACCGACGATGCCCAACAGGTTGAGCTGCTGCACCGCTTGAACGCCTGTAGCATTGAGAAACCGGTGTTTCTGTACGCAGGCCGTGTGGCCGTGGAAAAGAATCTGGACGCATTTTTGAGCCTTGAACTGCCGGGCGAAAAATGGATTGCTGGCGACGGCCCGGCACGCAAGGCGCTCGAGAAACAATACCCAGAGGCCAAATGGTTCGGCATGCTGAATCACGCGGCGCTTTCAGAGTTATACAAACGTGCCGATGTGTTTGTGTTTCCCAGCATGACTGACACCTTCGGGCTGGTGCTGCTTGAAGCCATGGCCAGCGGCTGCCCCGTGGCAGCGTTCCCTGTGAACGGGCCGCTGGACGTGGTTGGCAATTCCGGTGCAGGCGTGCTGGACTGGAACTTGAAAACCGCTGCCATGGCCGCATTGAAAATTGAACGCGTTGTACCGTTGAAGCACGCCAGCACTTTTACCTGGGAAAATTGTGCCGAACAGTTTCAGGGCTACCTGGCCCCGATCGGGTTGACGAGCACTGCGCCCAAGAAACTGTCAGCCAACCCCAAGCCTTTGTCTAACCGCCCCTGA
- the fabI gene encoding enoyl-ACP reductase FabI: protein MGFLAGKKILITGLLSNRSIAYGIAKACHAQGAELAFTYQTERFIDRVTDMAAEFNSKLVFPLDVAEDAQIENLFTELAKHWDGLDGLVHAIGFAPREAIAGDFLEGISREAFRIAHDISAYSFPALAKAAYPMMQGREGALLTLSYLGSVRMVPNYNTMGLAKASLEASVRYLAESLGPKGIRVNGISAGPIKTLAAAGIKGFSKILHAVEEAAPLRRNVTIDDVGNTAAFMLSDLARGITAEITYVDAGYSTVVGGMAE, encoded by the coding sequence TTGGGATTCCTAGCCGGTAAAAAAATTCTTATCACAGGCCTTTTGTCAAACCGTTCAATCGCCTATGGTATTGCCAAGGCCTGCCACGCGCAGGGCGCTGAACTGGCCTTCACTTACCAAACCGAGCGTTTCATTGACCGTGTTACAGACATGGCCGCCGAGTTCAACTCCAAGCTGGTGTTTCCGCTGGATGTGGCCGAGGACGCCCAAATTGAGAACCTGTTCACTGAACTGGCCAAGCACTGGGATGGTTTGGACGGTTTGGTGCACGCCATTGGCTTTGCCCCGCGCGAGGCCATTGCAGGTGACTTTCTGGAAGGTATTTCGCGCGAAGCATTCCGCATTGCGCACGACATTTCAGCCTACAGTTTCCCGGCACTGGCCAAAGCGGCCTATCCCATGATGCAAGGCCGCGAAGGCGCTTTGCTCACACTCAGCTATCTGGGCTCTGTTCGCATGGTGCCCAACTACAACACCATGGGCTTGGCCAAGGCATCGCTGGAAGCATCGGTTCGCTACCTGGCTGAATCACTGGGTCCAAAGGGTATCCGCGTGAACGGTATTTCAGCTGGTCCAATCAAAACCCTGGCTGCGGCAGGCATTAAAGGTTTCAGCAAAATTTTGCACGCCGTTGAGGAAGCTGCACCCCTGCGCCGAAACGTGACGATTGACGATGTGGGTAACACTGCCGCATTCATGCTTTCCGATTTGGCTCGTGGCATTACTGCTGAAATTACCTATGTGGATGCAGGCTACAGCACAGTGGTAGGCGGCATGGCAGAATAA
- the pheS gene encoding phenylalanine--tRNA ligase subunit alpha, translating into MSSATDPASLENIKAQFLGKQGKVTELLKGMAALSPEEKKTRGAEINQLKQQVEAVLNAKRQALADSAMQAKLHAQAIDVTKPGRMRGTGGLHPAMRTLERIEEIFTTIGFDLADGPEIETDFHNFTALNTPENHPARSMHDTFYVEGTGGNLLRTHTSPMQVRYMQTNKPPIRIIAPGRVYRVDSDATHSPMFHQVEGLWIDQGVSFADLKAVFMDFLKTFFETDDITIRFRPSFFPFTEPSAEIDMAFTSGPNKGKWLEIAGCGQVHPNVLRHVGIDPETYTGFAFGVGPDRLTMLRYGINDLRLFYENDIRFLQQFN; encoded by the coding sequence ATGTCCTCGGCAACAGACCCAGCCAGTCTTGAAAACATCAAGGCCCAGTTTTTGGGCAAGCAAGGCAAAGTTACCGAGCTGCTCAAAGGCATGGCTGCGCTGTCGCCCGAAGAAAAGAAAACCCGTGGCGCGGAAATCAATCAATTGAAACAGCAGGTTGAAGCTGTGTTGAATGCCAAGCGCCAGGCGCTGGCCGATTCCGCCATGCAAGCCAAGTTGCATGCGCAGGCAATCGATGTCACCAAGCCAGGCCGCATGCGTGGAACTGGCGGTTTGCATCCAGCCATGCGCACACTTGAACGCATTGAAGAAATTTTTACCACCATTGGTTTTGATTTGGCCGATGGTCCTGAAATTGAAACCGACTTTCACAACTTCACTGCATTGAATACGCCCGAGAATCACCCCGCGCGTTCCATGCACGACACCTTCTATGTAGAAGGCACTGGCGGTAACCTGCTGCGTACGCACACTTCGCCCATGCAGGTGCGTTACATGCAAACCAACAAACCGCCCATTCGCATTATTGCGCCGGGCCGTGTGTATCGCGTGGACAGCGATGCCACCCACTCGCCCATGTTTCACCAGGTTGAAGGTTTGTGGATTGACCAGGGTGTCAGCTTTGCTGATTTGAAAGCGGTGTTCATGGATTTCCTGAAAACCTTTTTCGAAACCGACGACATCACCATTCGGTTTCGCCCTTCGTTCTTCCCGTTCACGGAACCCTCTGCGGAAATTGACATGGCGTTTACCAGCGGCCCCAACAAGGGCAAGTGGCTGGAAATTGCCGGTTGCGGGCAAGTGCACCCCAATGTATTGCGCCACGTGGGCATCGACCCTGAAACCTACACGGGATTCGCGTTTGGTGTGGGCCCCGATCGCTTGACCATGCTGCGTTACGGCATTAACGACTTGCGCCTGTTCTACGAAAACGACATTCGTTTTCTGCAGCAATTCAATTAA
- the rpmI gene encoding 50S ribosomal protein L35 translates to MPKMKTKKSAAKRFLVRSSGSIKRGHAFKRHILTKKTTKSKRQLRGMETIHKSDIGRVRDMMPYA, encoded by the coding sequence ATGCCCAAGATGAAGACCAAAAAGAGCGCCGCAAAGCGTTTCTTGGTCCGTTCAAGCGGATCGATCAAGCGTGGCCACGCCTTTAAGCGCCACATCCTCACCAAGAAAACGACCAAAAGCAAGCGTCAACTGCGCGGCATGGAAACGATTCACAAATCAGACATCGGTCGCGTGCGCGACATGATGCCTTACGCATAA
- the rplT gene encoding 50S ribosomal protein L20: MPRVKRGVTARARHKKVIAQAKGFRGRRNNVFRVAKQAVMRAGQYAYRDRRNKKRVFRALWITRINAAVREHGMTYSVFINGLKKAAIGLDRKVLADLAVTDKAAFAAIVGQVRAAQA, encoded by the coding sequence ATGCCTAGAGTAAAACGTGGTGTAACGGCTCGCGCCCGTCACAAAAAAGTAATCGCCCAAGCCAAAGGCTTCCGCGGTCGTCGTAACAATGTATTCCGCGTTGCCAAGCAAGCGGTAATGCGTGCTGGTCAGTACGCATACCGTGACCGTCGCAACAAGAAGCGCGTATTCCGCGCCCTGTGGATCACCCGAATCAACGCCGCAGTGCGTGAACACGGCATGACCTACAGCGTGTTTATCAATGGCTTGAAGAAAGCTGCCATTGGCCTTGACCGCAAGGTATTGGCTGACCTGGCAGTGACCGACAAAGCAGCGTTTGCTGCCATCGTGGGTCAAGTGCGCGCAGCGCAGGCTTAA
- the pheT gene encoding phenylalanine--tRNA ligase subunit beta, whose amino-acid sequence MQFTESWLKSLVNTPLNTQELGDKLTMAGLEVEELEPLAPEFSGVVVGLVLKKDKHPDADRLSVCQVQVAEGDVRQIVCGAPNVAEGLKVPCALPGAELPGGFKIKPTKMRGVESGGMLCSGKELGVPSDVDGLHILSEEFPVGGNVRELLGLNEMKFTLKMTPNRADCLSVWGVAREVAALTGATLNAPSFVPVAATINDTLKVTVENTELCGRFAGRVIRGVNNHAKTPQWMVDRLEGAGQRSLNALVDISNYVMLELGRPSHVFDLDKVQGDLTVRWAREGEKLKLLNEMEVALKPHMGVICDANGPEALAGIMGGDHTAVNEGTTSIFVEAAFWHPDAIVGRAREFNFSSDASHRFERGVDFQTIPEHIERITALILEICGGQAGPVVDQVLNLPARKPVTLRHARAEMVIGMPFTVEQVKDVFTKLGFEFTAEGQGAATRYVVNPPSYRFDINIEEDLIEEVIRVVGYDSLPLRAPMGKLKMLPAAEGKIGRHAIRRQVAALGYQEVVSYSFTPEQWEADFNANTNPVRLLNPIASHLSVMRSTLIASLTGVLKHNLGHRVDRLRVFEVARVFEKDDKVQDGAQTVAGFKQTWKVGGLAYGLADQLQWAAGNNRALDFFDVKGDVEQLLHGRKVDFEVFEVANPHPALHPGRSARVLVNKQPIGFVGELHPRLAQEYDLPQAPIVFELLLDGLNTRKLPAFKEVSKQPVVVRDLAFVVEQNIAAAQLKKAFTEVKDDNLAWLKSVILFDEFVPKEEGKGLNLNEKSLAFRLTLQASDRSLTDADIEPLLKKMIDQAGQRCAARLR is encoded by the coding sequence ATGCAATTCACAGAATCCTGGTTGAAGTCACTCGTCAACACACCATTGAACACCCAAGAGTTGGGCGACAAGCTCACCATGGCGGGTTTGGAAGTGGAAGAACTGGAACCGCTCGCCCCGGAATTTTCGGGTGTGGTGGTGGGTTTGGTTCTTAAAAAAGACAAGCACCCCGATGCGGATCGCTTAAGTGTGTGCCAAGTACAAGTGGCTGAAGGCGATGTGCGTCAAATTGTGTGCGGTGCCCCCAATGTGGCCGAAGGGCTGAAGGTGCCATGCGCTTTGCCCGGCGCGGAATTGCCAGGTGGTTTTAAAATTAAACCCACCAAAATGCGCGGCGTTGAAAGCGGTGGCATGTTGTGCTCTGGCAAAGAGCTGGGTGTACCGAGTGATGTAGATGGCCTGCATATTTTGAGCGAAGAATTCCCCGTGGGCGGCAATGTGCGTGAACTGCTCGGCCTGAACGAGATGAAGTTCACCCTGAAAATGACGCCCAACCGTGCGGATTGCTTGAGTGTTTGGGGCGTAGCCCGTGAAGTGGCGGCACTGACCGGTGCAACTTTGAATGCACCTTCATTTGTGCCCGTGGCCGCCACCATCAACGATACGTTGAAAGTTACTGTGGAAAACACCGAACTTTGCGGCCGCTTTGCCGGGCGTGTTATTCGCGGTGTGAACAACCATGCAAAAACCCCTCAGTGGATGGTTGATCGCCTGGAAGGCGCAGGCCAGCGCAGCTTGAACGCATTGGTGGATATTTCCAACTACGTGATGCTTGAGCTGGGCCGCCCCAGCCATGTGTTCGACCTGGACAAAGTGCAGGGCGACCTCACCGTGCGTTGGGCACGCGAAGGCGAAAAGCTGAAGCTGCTGAACGAGATGGAAGTGGCCTTGAAGCCGCACATGGGCGTGATTTGCGATGCCAATGGCCCGGAAGCGCTGGCTGGCATCATGGGTGGAGACCACACAGCGGTGAACGAAGGCACCACCAGTATTTTCGTGGAGGCCGCCTTTTGGCACCCCGACGCCATTGTGGGCCGTGCACGTGAATTCAATTTCTCGTCTGATGCCTCACACCGCTTCGAACGTGGCGTGGACTTCCAAACCATTCCAGAACATATTGAACGTATCACTGCCTTGATTCTGGAAATTTGCGGTGGCCAGGCTGGCCCTGTTGTGGACCAGGTGTTGAACCTGCCCGCGCGCAAGCCTGTAACCTTGCGCCACGCACGTGCGGAAATGGTCATTGGCATGCCATTTACCGTTGAACAAGTAAAAGACGTGTTCACCAAGCTAGGCTTTGAATTCACCGCCGAGGGGCAGGGCGCTGCAACGCGTTATGTGGTCAACCCGCCCAGCTACCGCTTCGACATCAACATCGAAGAAGACCTGATCGAGGAAGTGATTCGTGTGGTGGGCTACGACAGCCTGCCTTTGCGCGCACCCATGGGCAAACTGAAAATGTTGCCTGCCGCTGAAGGCAAAATTGGCCGCCATGCCATTCGCCGTCAAGTGGCTGCGCTGGGTTACCAGGAAGTGGTTAGCTACAGCTTTACGCCCGAACAATGGGAAGCCGATTTCAACGCCAACACCAACCCGGTTCGTTTGTTGAACCCGATTGCCAGCCACCTTAGCGTAATGCGCTCTACCTTGATTGCCAGCCTGACTGGTGTGTTGAAACACAATCTGGGTCACCGTGTAGACCGCCTGCGTGTGTTTGAAGTAGCCCGCGTTTTCGAGAAAGACGACAAGGTGCAAGACGGTGCACAAACTGTAGCTGGCTTCAAACAAACCTGGAAAGTGGGTGGTTTGGCGTATGGCTTGGCTGACCAATTGCAATGGGCTGCCGGCAACAATCGCGCACTCGACTTTTTTGATGTGAAAGGCGATGTAGAACAACTGCTGCACGGTCGCAAGGTGGATTTCGAGGTGTTTGAAGTTGCAAACCCGCACCCAGCTTTGCACCCAGGCCGTAGCGCCCGTGTACTGGTGAACAAACAGCCCATTGGTTTTGTTGGTGAACTGCACCCCAGGTTGGCTCAGGAATACGATTTGCCGCAGGCACCCATCGTGTTCGAATTGTTGCTGGATGGCTTGAATACGCGCAAATTGCCAGCTTTCAAAGAAGTTTCGAAGCAGCCAGTTGTGGTTCGAGACCTGGCATTTGTAGTAGAGCAAAATATTGCTGCTGCGCAACTTAAAAAAGCATTCACGGAAGTGAAAGATGACAACCTTGCTTGGCTGAAATCGGTTATCCTTTTCGATGAATTCGTACCGAAAGAAGAAGGTAAGGGCCTGAATCTAAATGAGAAAAGTTTGGCGTTCAGGCTGACTCTTCAGGCCAGCGACCGCAGCCTGACTGACGCAGACATCGAGCCTTTGTTGAAAAAAATGATTGACCAGGCAGGCCAGCGTTGTGCGGCCCGCTTGCGATAA
- a CDS encoding MerR family transcriptional regulator — protein MQKTVNADGTPPTASLPPIPAKRYFTIGEVSELCGVKTHVLRYWEQEFTQLKSITRRGNRRYYQHHEVLFIRRIRELLYEHGFTINGARNRLDQEKNGPAGDAPLPILIDREVLKEQLLNLREALKA, from the coding sequence ATGCAAAAAACCGTAAACGCAGACGGAACGCCACCCACAGCCAGCTTGCCGCCCATTCCGGCCAAGCGCTACTTCACCATTGGTGAGGTCAGCGAGCTGTGCGGCGTAAAAACCCACGTGCTTCGTTATTGGGAGCAAGAATTCACGCAATTGAAGTCGATTACCCGACGTGGCAATCGTCGTTACTACCAGCACCACGAAGTGCTGTTCATTCGCAGAATTCGTGAACTGCTGTACGAACACGGCTTCACCATCAACGGTGCACGCAACCGTTTGGATCAGGAAAAAAATGGCCCGGCAGGCGACGCGCCGCTGCCCATTTTGATCGATCGGGAAGTTTTGAAAGAACAATTGCTAAATTTGCGCGAAGCCCTGAAAGCCTGA
- a CDS encoding UDP-2,3-diacylglucosamine diphosphatase: MRSNQLNFKQQLAEQLFEKATTEPLVEPTAQQHVSEVDPAADEQGSNKYRTIWISDIHLGTPGCQADALLHFLKHNESDTLYLVGDIIDGWQLRKSWFWPQSHNDVIQKVLRKARKGTQVVFIPGNHDEAARQFAGMTFGDIPIMENAVHVTADGKRLWVVHGDEFDQVVRYAKWLAYLGDTLYNFALTLNRVLNNIRIKLGYPYWSLSQFLKQQVKNAVNFILEFEHALIHEAKHRGYDGVVCGHIHKAEIKEVDGLLYCNDGDWVESLTALVEHPCGKLDIVHWPHRDLPVRKQKALAHTVAE; encoded by the coding sequence ATGCGCTCGAACCAGTTGAATTTCAAGCAGCAACTTGCCGAACAACTGTTTGAGAAAGCGACCACCGAACCACTCGTTGAGCCAACTGCTCAGCAGCATGTTTCTGAAGTTGATCCTGCCGCTGATGAGCAGGGGTCTAACAAATACCGCACCATCTGGATTTCAGACATTCACCTGGGTACGCCCGGTTGCCAGGCAGACGCCCTGCTCCACTTCCTGAAACACAATGAAAGCGACACGCTTTACCTGGTGGGCGACATTATCGATGGCTGGCAGCTGCGCAAAAGCTGGTTTTGGCCGCAAAGCCACAACGATGTCATTCAAAAGGTGTTGCGCAAGGCGCGCAAGGGCACACAGGTGGTGTTTATTCCCGGCAACCACGACGAGGCCGCGCGCCAGTTTGCTGGCATGACCTTCGGCGACATTCCGATTATGGAAAACGCGGTGCACGTGACCGCAGACGGCAAACGCCTGTGGGTGGTGCACGGTGATGAGTTTGACCAGGTGGTGCGCTATGCCAAATGGCTGGCCTACCTGGGCGACACGCTGTACAACTTTGCGCTGACTTTGAACCGGGTGTTGAACAATATTCGAATCAAGCTGGGCTACCCGTATTGGTCACTGTCGCAGTTTCTGAAACAGCAAGTCAAAAACGCCGTGAACTTCATTCTTGAGTTTGAACACGCGCTAATTCACGAGGCCAAACACCGTGGCTACGACGGTGTGGTGTGTGGCCACATTCACAAAGCCGAGATTAAAGAAGTGGACGGCTTGCTTTACTGCAACGACGGCGATTGGGTTGAAAGCCTGACCGCGCTGGTTGAGCATCCCTGCGGAAAACTGGACATTGTTCACTGGCCACACCGTGACCTGCCGGTTCGCAAACAAAAAGCGCTTGCGCACACGGTAGCGGAGTAA
- the thrS gene encoding threonine--tRNA ligase, with the protein MPVIRLPDGSERVFDHPVTVAQVAASIGPGLAKAALAGTVNGTLVDTSYTIENDATLSIVTEKDDEGLDMIRHSTAHLLAYAVKELFPSAQVTIGPVIEDGFYYDFSYERPFTPEDLEAIEKKMTELARLDEVVTREEWVRDDAVQFFKDQGEHYKAEIIASIPSNENISLYREGKFIDLCRGPHVPNTGKLKHFKLMKVAGAYWRGNSNNEMLQRIYGTAWTKKEDLAAYLHRLEEAEKRDHRKLGKQLDLFHMQDEAPGLVFWHPKGWALWQQVEQYMRKVYVDGGYQEIRCPQILDRKLWEKSGHWENYKENMFTTESEKRDYALKPMNCPGHIEVFKSDLRSYRDLPMRYGEFGACHRNESSGALHGIMRVRGFTQDDGHIFCTEDQVQEEVTRFNQVAMQVYADFGFNEINVKLALRPEARLGTDETWDKAEDSLRAALKACGVQWTELPGEGAFYGPKIEYHMKDSIGRSWQCGTIQVDFQLPGRLGAEYVAEDNSRRVPVMLHRAIVGSMERFIGILIENHAGAMPLWLSPVQVVVATITEAHNEYAHNVVQMLKKQGIRVEADLRNEKINRKIREHTMQKTPYIAVIGDAERDANQVAVRLRGNENLGSLPVDQFVQRLLGEINSRA; encoded by the coding sequence ATGCCAGTAATCCGCCTGCCTGACGGATCCGAACGTGTTTTCGATCACCCTGTGACAGTCGCCCAAGTGGCGGCCAGCATTGGCCCTGGTTTGGCGAAAGCCGCCTTGGCCGGCACAGTGAACGGCACGCTGGTTGACACCTCTTACACCATTGAAAACGACGCCACCCTGTCTATCGTCACTGAAAAAGACGACGAAGGGCTGGACATGATCCGCCATTCCACAGCCCACTTACTTGCCTATGCCGTGAAGGAATTGTTCCCCTCTGCGCAGGTCACCATTGGCCCTGTGATCGAAGACGGGTTTTACTACGACTTTTCCTACGAGCGCCCCTTCACCCCTGAAGATCTGGAAGCGATCGAGAAAAAAATGACCGAGTTGGCCAGGCTCGATGAAGTAGTTACTCGCGAAGAATGGGTGCGCGATGATGCCGTGCAGTTTTTCAAAGACCAGGGCGAACACTACAAGGCCGAAATTATTGCAAGCATTCCAAGCAATGAAAACATTTCGCTGTACCGCGAAGGCAAGTTCATTGACCTGTGCCGTGGTCCACACGTGCCCAATACCGGCAAACTGAAACACTTCAAGTTGATGAAAGTGGCTGGTGCCTATTGGCGCGGCAATTCCAACAATGAAATGTTGCAGCGTATTTATGGCACAGCCTGGACCAAAAAAGAGGACCTGGCCGCCTACCTGCACCGCCTTGAAGAAGCTGAAAAGCGCGACCATCGCAAACTGGGCAAACAGCTGGACTTGTTCCACATGCAAGATGAAGCCCCCGGCCTGGTGTTTTGGCACCCCAAGGGTTGGGCTTTGTGGCAGCAGGTTGAGCAGTACATGCGCAAGGTGTACGTAGATGGTGGTTACCAGGAAATTCGTTGCCCTCAAATTTTGGACCGCAAGTTGTGGGAAAAGTCGGGCCACTGGGAGAACTACAAAGAAAACATGTTCACCACTGAATCGGAAAAGCGCGACTATGCGTTAAAGCCGATGAACTGTCCTGGTCACATTGAGGTGTTCAAGAGCGATTTGCGTTCTTACCGCGACCTGCCCATGCGCTATGGTGAATTCGGTGCGTGCCACCGAAATGAAAGCTCGGGTGCCTTGCACGGCATTATGCGTGTGCGCGGTTTCACGCAAGACGACGGCCATATTTTCTGCACTGAGGATCAGGTGCAAGAAGAGGTCACCCGCTTTAACCAAGTGGCCATGCAGGTATATGCCGACTTCGGTTTCAATGAAATCAATGTGAAGCTGGCCCTGCGCCCAGAGGCCCGCTTGGGCACCGATGAGACCTGGGACAAAGCCGAAGATTCCCTTCGCGCGGCCTTGAAAGCCTGCGGTGTTCAGTGGACCGAGCTGCCAGGCGAGGGTGCTTTCTACGGCCCGAAAATTGAATACCACATGAAAGACTCAATTGGTCGCTCGTGGCAGTGCGGCACCATTCAGGTTGACTTCCAGTTGCCTGGCCGCCTGGGCGCTGAGTATGTGGCCGAAGACAACAGCCGCCGCGTACCTGTAATGCTTCACCGCGCCATTGTTGGCTCTATGGAGCGATTCATCGGCATTTTGATTGAAAACCATGCAGGTGCCATGCCCTTGTGGCTGTCGCCCGTGCAAGTGGTGGTGGCCACCATCACCGAGGCGCACAATGAATACGCCCACAATGTGGTGCAAATGTTGAAAAAACAAGGCATTAGAGTGGAGGCGGATTTGCGTAATGAAAAGATCAATCGTAAAATCCGTGAGCACACGATGCAGAAAACCCCGTATATCGCTGTAATCGGCGATGCGGAACGTGATGCAAACCAAGTTGCCGTGCGCTTGCGCGGCAATGAAAACCTGGGCTCATTACCTGTTGACCAATTCGTTCAGCGCCTGCTGGGTGAAATCAACAGCAGGGCCTGA
- the infC gene encoding translation initiation factor IF-3: MVAEKKNRINEEIRIPEVRLIGIEGEQLGIVKTPDALRMAEEGGVDLVEIAPQAVPPVAKLMDYGKFRYQEQKKAAEAKSKQKQVQIKEIKFRPGTDDGDYNVKLRNLTRFLEDGDKCKVTLRFRGREMAHQDIGARLLERVRTDLDEIGVVEQMPKMEGRQMVMMIAPRKK, from the coding sequence ATCGTAGCAGAAAAGAAAAATCGCATTAACGAGGAAATCCGTATCCCCGAAGTGCGCCTCATTGGAATTGAGGGTGAGCAGTTAGGCATCGTTAAAACACCAGACGCCCTGCGTATGGCTGAAGAAGGCGGTGTGGATTTGGTGGAAATTGCGCCTCAGGCAGTGCCCCCGGTGGCCAAGCTGATGGATTACGGCAAGTTCCGCTACCAAGAGCAAAAGAAAGCCGCGGAAGCCAAGTCCAAGCAAAAACAAGTTCAAATCAAGGAAATCAAGTTCCGCCCGGGAACAGACGACGGCGATTACAACGTGAAGTTGCGTAATTTGACCCGTTTTCTGGAAGACGGCGACAAGTGCAAGGTTACCTTGCGCTTTCGCGGACGCGAAATGGCTCACCAGGACATTGGGGCCCGCCTTTTGGAGCGTGTTCGCACCGATCTCGATGAGATCGGCGTTGTCGAGCAAATGCCCAAGATGGAAGGTCGCCAAATGGTCATGATGATTGCTCCTCGAAAGAAGTAA